GCTGTAGGATCTGGTAAAACCCACAATGCCGAATACCTTTGAGAGGCAGTCGCATACATATTCCTCCGGGAGATTTTCTGTCTCCAGGTAGAAACGCCCGCTCCGGTTGGTCACCCTTGTGGGGTGGGGGCGAAGTATTCTCTTGATGTTCTGTTTCAGCTGTCTCTCAAAGAGAGCCCTGTTCCCTTTTTTGAGGGTTATTTCGCCTATCTTAATCAGATATAATTCACTCATATTTTTCCTATCCTACGGCTCTGCCGACAATTTTAATCTGTTCTTCCAGGGCCTTGATAACAGCCCTGATCTCATCTTCACTTGTACTGGGACCCTGGGAGATCCTGATGGAGCTGAAGGCAGTTTTAGAGTCTACTCCCATGGCTTCAAGCCCCCTGGTTCGGCTCTTTTTATTACTGGAACAGGCGGAGCCCGTTGATATGGCAAAGCCGGCGTCATCCATAACCCTTACCAGTACCTCCCCCGGCAGGGGAGGGAAACTGCAGTTCAGAATCCAGGGGGAGAAATCAGATGCATTCTCCATACGCCCCTCAGGCAGCAGCCTTGCTCCCCTGATGGCACTTATGCCGGTCATAAGCATCTGCATCCTGAGTGAGGCCTCATCAAGGTGATCTTCTACAACTTTTATAGCATGTTCTAATGCAACGCACATTCCCGCAGCAGCAGCCAGGTTTTCAGTTCCCGGTCTGAGACCTTTTTCCTGACCTCCCCCTGCATAGAGACCGGCCAGAGGTTTTTTCTGATAAAGAAGACCTATTCCTCTGGGACCCTGTATTTTATGCCCCGCAAAGGCCGCGGAATCCAGATCAAGTTCTTTTAAGGATAGAGGGATCTTGCCGGCACTCTGTACCAGATCGCTGTGAAAATGGATCGGCCGTGATTCTTCTGCCTCCCGCACAGTGCGGATGAGT
The window above is part of the Oceanispirochaeta sp. M1 genome. Proteins encoded here:
- a CDS encoding cysteine desulfurase family protein yields the protein MIYLDWAATTPPLKEVLNEMSETASIYFGNPSSIHKEGQKAHKRLEEIRCRCADALVCSPEELIFSSGGTESNNMILSSLLMRRDKGRIIVSGIEHPAIWNPVQMLGKQGWEVKVINPGTNGLIKPEKLKKLLTPDTKMVLIMGVHNETGVIQPIQELIRTVREAEESRPIHFHSDLVQSAGKIPLSLKELDLDSAAFAGHKIQGPRGIGLLYQKKPLAGLYAGGGQEKGLRPGTENLAAAAGMCVALEHAIKVVEDHLDEASLRMQMLMTGISAIRGARLLPEGRMENASDFSPWILNCSFPPLPGEVLVRVMDDAGFAISTGSACSSNKKSRTRGLEAMGVDSKTAFSSIRISQGPSTSEDEIRAVIKALEEQIKIVGRAVG